One Halalkalicoccus tibetensis genomic region harbors:
- the thpR gene encoding RNA 2',3'-cyclic phosphodiesterase has translation MRLFVSIDLPDEFAEPIADIQEELSEAEGIRPTDPTQTHVTLKFLGEVEEGRVPELEEALETAVAESDVSPFEAEYGGLGVFPSLEYISVVWLGVREGGEAMARLHEAIERETVDMGFDPEDHEFTSHATVARMDHAGGKEHVQRLVRERDPTVGRAEVGEIRLTESELASDGPVYSTVASIPL, from the coding sequence ATGCGCCTGTTCGTCAGCATCGACCTCCCCGACGAGTTCGCAGAACCGATAGCCGACATCCAGGAGGAGCTCTCGGAAGCCGAGGGGATCCGCCCCACAGACCCCACCCAGACCCACGTCACGCTGAAGTTCCTCGGCGAGGTCGAGGAGGGCCGCGTCCCCGAACTCGAGGAGGCCCTCGAGACCGCCGTCGCCGAATCGGACGTCTCGCCCTTCGAGGCCGAATACGGCGGGCTGGGGGTCTTCCCCTCGCTGGAGTACATCAGCGTCGTCTGGCTCGGGGTTCGCGAGGGAGGCGAGGCGATGGCCCGACTCCACGAGGCGATCGAGCGCGAGACGGTCGATATGGGGTTCGACCCGGAGGATCACGAGTTCACGTCCCACGCGACGGTCGCGCGGATGGACCACGCCGGCGGCAAGGAACACGTCCAACGGCTCGTTCGCGAGCGCGATCCGACCGTGGGTCGAGCGGAGGTCGGGGAGATCCGCCTGACGGAAAGCGAACTCGCCTCCGACGGCCCCGTCTACTCGACCGTCGCGTCGATCCCGCTCTGA
- a CDS encoding DUF424 domain-containing protein yields the protein MILTERETPKGLLVSVCDRDVLGETFENGEVSITVTEEFYGGEEAGEERVATTLARASVGNLVGERSVSLAIDRGHVEEANVLDIDGVPHAQFLRM from the coding sequence ATGATCCTCACGGAGCGCGAGACCCCGAAAGGGCTGTTGGTTTCGGTCTGCGATCGCGACGTCCTGGGCGAGACCTTCGAGAACGGCGAGGTTTCGATCACGGTGACCGAGGAGTTCTACGGCGGCGAGGAGGCCGGCGAGGAGCGGGTCGCGACGACGCTCGCGCGCGCGAGCGTGGGCAACCTCGTCGGCGAGCGATCGGTCTCCCTCGCCATCGATCGGGGCCACGTCGAGGAGGCGAACGTCCTCGACATCGACGGGGTCCCTCACGCGCAGTTCCTGCGGATGTAA
- a CDS encoding 50S ribosomal protein L31e, giving the protein MSASDFEERVVTVPLRDAKAQASHERAGKAMKIVREHLAQHFSVEEEAIRLDPSINEAVWEQGRRNPPSKLRVRAARFTEDGEALVEAELAR; this is encoded by the coding sequence ATGAGCGCCAGCGACTTCGAGGAGCGGGTTGTCACGGTGCCGCTGCGCGACGCGAAGGCCCAGGCCAGCCACGAACGCGCCGGCAAGGCCATGAAGATCGTCCGCGAGCACCTCGCGCAACACTTCTCGGTCGAGGAGGAGGCGATCCGTCTGGATCCCTCGATCAACGAGGCCGTCTGGGAGCAGGGGCGGCGTAACCCGCCGAGCAAGCTCCGCGTGCGTGCGGCCCGCTTCACCGAGGACGGCGAGGCGCTCGTCGAGGCCGAGCTCGCGCGATAG
- a CDS encoding SHOCT domain-containing protein, which translates to MSLGTWAKENPILAIVAIVFGAGILTTGMVFGTGLLIVLAAEAPFVLLVLLFVALLAVGLAVRSGLALGGEDEEDEELDPLTELERRYVRGEITEEEFEHRLSTLLDAEERAGRDAELEAGHEYALETER; encoded by the coding sequence ATGAGCCTCGGAACCTGGGCCAAGGAAAACCCGATCTTGGCGATCGTGGCGATCGTCTTCGGTGCCGGTATCCTCACCACGGGGATGGTGTTCGGGACCGGCCTGCTGATCGTTCTCGCGGCCGAGGCGCCGTTCGTGCTGCTCGTTCTGTTGTTCGTCGCGCTTCTGGCCGTCGGTCTCGCCGTCCGATCGGGGCTGGCGCTCGGTGGCGAGGACGAGGAGGACGAGGAACTCGATCCGTTGACCGAGCTCGAGCGACGATACGTCCGCGGCGAGATCACCGAGGAGGAGTTCGAACACCGCCTCTCGACGCTTCTGGACGCCGAGGAACGGGCGGGGCGGGACGCCGAGCTCGAAGCCGGCCACGAGTACGCGCTCGAAACCGAGCGGTAG
- a CDS encoding PQQ-binding-like beta-propeller repeat protein — protein sequence MDGSPDAGRRRLLYTLGTGAFCGLAGCTDDGDDATGENGDPSEDEPGDEEEEPLDNGEEEDEEDGGEGMEDWPTYRADPENTGHQPGSSGPDDPEVAWTSDTDGAIYASPTVADGTVYVGSYDETLYALDAGSGEENWSFDTGGNAFSSVTVEGKFAYVGGFADTVHALDRESGEEAGSFATGGDVGSSPAIVDGTVYVGADDGFVYALGENEWQVETGAEVVASPAVSEGRVFVGSFDGTFYALDAETGEELWSVDGAGEFEGPAAVSEGTALVGDRGGVLHALDSETGAERWRLETGDWTGSGPAVADGVVYGANRDGAVYALDVGDGSEQWRFQTGAEVWSSPTVAGDRVFVANREGVVYALDGAEGTNEWSVPIGEVTFSSPAVVDGSLYVGSTDGSLYALR from the coding sequence ATGGACGGGAGTCCGGACGCGGGACGGCGGCGGCTGCTCTACACGCTCGGGACCGGTGCGTTCTGTGGCCTCGCGGGCTGTACCGACGACGGGGATGACGCTACCGGCGAGAACGGCGATCCATCCGAAGACGAACCCGGGGACGAGGAGGAAGAGCCGCTCGATAACGGCGAGGAAGAGGACGAAGAAGACGGCGGGGAAGGGATGGAGGACTGGCCGACCTACCGAGCGGACCCGGAGAACACGGGCCACCAGCCCGGATCGAGCGGTCCCGACGACCCCGAGGTCGCCTGGACGTCCGACACGGACGGGGCGATCTACGCCTCGCCGACGGTCGCCGACGGGACCGTCTACGTCGGGAGTTACGACGAGACGCTCTACGCGCTCGACGCCGGATCGGGCGAGGAGAACTGGTCGTTCGACACCGGGGGGAACGCCTTCTCGTCGGTCACCGTCGAGGGCAAGTTCGCGTACGTCGGTGGGTTCGCCGATACGGTTCACGCGCTCGATCGCGAGAGCGGCGAGGAGGCAGGCTCCTTCGCAACCGGCGGCGACGTGGGCTCCTCGCCGGCGATCGTCGACGGGACCGTCTACGTCGGCGCGGACGACGGGTTCGTCTACGCGCTCGGGGAGAACGAGTGGCAGGTCGAGACCGGCGCGGAGGTCGTCGCCAGTCCCGCCGTCTCGGAGGGACGCGTCTTCGTCGGGAGCTTCGACGGGACGTTCTACGCGCTGGACGCCGAGACCGGCGAGGAGCTGTGGAGCGTCGACGGGGCCGGGGAGTTCGAGGGGCCGGCCGCCGTCTCCGAGGGGACGGCCCTGGTCGGCGACAGGGGCGGGGTGCTCCACGCGCTCGATTCCGAAACCGGCGCGGAGCGCTGGCGCCTCGAGACCGGCGACTGGACGGGCTCGGGGCCGGCGGTCGCGGACGGGGTCGTCTATGGCGCGAACCGCGACGGGGCGGTCTACGCGCTCGACGTCGGCGACGGGAGCGAGCAGTGGCGCTTCCAGACCGGCGCGGAGGTCTGGTCCTCGCCGACCGTCGCCGGCGATCGGGTGTTCGTCGCCAATCGGGAAGGGGTCGTCTACGCGCTCGACGGCGCCGAGGGGACCAACGAGTGGAGCGTCCCGATCGGCGAGGTAACGTTCTCCTCGCCGGCCGTGGTCGACGGGAGCCTCTACGTCGGCAGCACGGACGGCTCGCTGTACGCCCTCAGATAG
- the pfdA gene encoding prefoldin subunit alpha, which translates to MGGGNPELQQLSEQLQELDAQQESLEAEIEELQDEQTEITDAVDALESLETGSTVQVPVGGGAYVRATVDDIDEVVVDVGGGFAAEQEQEDATDTLQEKRNRLSERIDEVEAEMDEVESEMDEVEQRAQQVQQQAQQQAMQQMQQQQNDE; encoded by the coding sequence ATGGGTGGCGGCAACCCCGAACTGCAGCAGCTCTCCGAACAGCTCCAGGAGCTCGACGCCCAGCAGGAGTCGCTCGAGGCCGAGATCGAGGAGCTACAGGACGAACAGACGGAGATCACCGACGCGGTCGACGCCCTCGAGTCCCTCGAGACGGGCTCGACGGTGCAGGTCCCCGTCGGCGGCGGCGCGTACGTCCGCGCGACGGTCGACGACATCGACGAGGTCGTCGTCGACGTCGGCGGCGGCTTCGCCGCCGAGCAGGAACAGGAGGACGCGACCGATACCCTCCAGGAGAAGCGCAACCGGCTCTCCGAGCGGATCGACGAGGTCGAGGCCGAGATGGACGAGGTCGAATCCGAGATGGACGAGGTCGAGCAGCGCGCCCAACAGGTCCAGCAGCAGGCCCAACAGCAGGCGATGCAGCAGATGCAGCAGCAACAGAACGACGAGTAG
- a CDS encoding iron-sulfur cluster assembly scaffold protein, with protein sequence MSMGSDMYREQILDHYKNPRNYGELEDPSFSHVGENPMCGDEIRVDVVLAEDGETIEYVAFSGDGCAISQASASLLTQELPGMNLEELAEMDRDDITEMLGIEISPMRIKCAVLAEKVVQDGAEIHQGEKDLDKTTTED encoded by the coding sequence ATGAGCATGGGATCGGACATGTACCGCGAGCAGATCCTCGATCACTACAAGAACCCCCGGAACTACGGGGAGCTCGAGGATCCCAGCTTCTCGCACGTCGGGGAGAACCCGATGTGTGGCGACGAGATCCGGGTCGACGTCGTGCTCGCCGAGGACGGCGAGACCATCGAGTACGTCGCCTTCTCCGGCGACGGCTGTGCGATCAGCCAGGCCAGTGCGAGCCTGCTGACCCAGGAACTACCGGGCATGAACTTAGAGGAGCTCGCCGAGATGGATCGGGACGACATCACCGAGATGCTCGGCATCGAGATCAGCCCGATGCGGATCAAGTGTGCGGTGCTCGCCGAGAAAGTGGTCCAGGACGGTGCGGAGATCCATCAGGGCGAGAAGGACCTCGATAAGACGACGACCGAGGACTAA
- the pspAB gene encoding PspA-associated protein PspAB has protein sequence MGFMDTVRAIFGNSAEHDATREADPEDLFGMSTAYMTMEADLDYPNEGTAALCFSSVDSTDFEDTLREVRDILEAGEAETGTGASIRMDQQGYHWVVLEDSDPEDLVTSIHFAADTFIERGYGSRLLAALFAFENDSRHVYWVYSFRRGAYYPFAPERGRERDQSTEFKLQSVLDGELGVEDDTSYWYPMWPDSPRKHPWE, from the coding sequence ATGGGCTTCATGGACACCGTCCGCGCCATCTTCGGCAACAGCGCGGAGCACGACGCCACGCGCGAGGCCGACCCCGAGGACCTCTTCGGGATGAGCACGGCCTACATGACGATGGAGGCGGACCTCGACTACCCCAACGAGGGGACCGCCGCGCTCTGTTTCTCGAGCGTCGACAGCACCGACTTCGAGGACACCCTCCGGGAGGTCCGGGACATCCTCGAGGCCGGCGAGGCGGAGACCGGCACCGGCGCCTCGATCCGCATGGACCAACAGGGCTACCACTGGGTCGTCCTCGAGGACTCGGACCCGGAGGACCTCGTCACCAGCATCCACTTCGCGGCCGACACGTTCATCGAGCGGGGCTACGGCTCGCGGCTGCTGGCGGCGCTGTTCGCCTTCGAGAACGACTCGCGGCACGTCTACTGGGTGTACTCCTTCCGTCGCGGCGCCTACTACCCCTTCGCGCCCGAGCGCGGGCGCGAGCGCGATCAGTCGACCGAGTTCAAGCTCCAGAGCGTGCTCGACGGCGAGCTCGGCGTCGAGGACGACACCTCCTACTGGTATCCGATGTGGCCCGACTCGCCGCGCAAGCATCCCTGGGAGTGA
- a CDS encoding 50S ribosomal protein L39e, with the protein MGKKSKAKKKRLAKLDRQNSRIPAWVMLKTDRNVTRNPQRRNWRRSDTDE; encoded by the coding sequence ATGGGCAAGAAATCGAAGGCGAAGAAGAAACGGCTGGCGAAGCTCGACCGCCAGAACTCGCGCATCCCCGCGTGGGTGATGCTCAAGACCGACCGCAACGTGACGCGAAACCCCCAGCGGCGAAACTGGCGCCGTAGCGACACCGACGAATAA
- a CDS encoding 2Fe-2S iron-sulfur cluster-binding protein has translation MAHEITLEWPDDREEAFPVEENETVLEAAARAGIRLPYDCRSGTCAECVGQVLEGRIEHRGMPRALERSDLKDGYALLCIAVPHADCRIRTGSRLKAELGSSPWG, from the coding sequence ATGGCCCACGAGATCACCCTGGAGTGGCCCGACGACCGCGAGGAAGCGTTTCCGGTCGAGGAGAACGAGACGGTCCTCGAGGCCGCGGCCCGGGCGGGGATCCGGCTCCCCTACGACTGCCGGAGCGGGACCTGTGCGGAGTGTGTCGGACAGGTCTTGGAGGGACGTATCGAACACAGGGGAATGCCGCGCGCACTTGAGCGGAGCGACCTAAAGGATGGGTATGCGCTCCTGTGTATCGCCGTTCCACACGCGGACTGTCGGATCAGAACCGGCTCGCGGCTCAAGGCCGAGCTCGGGTCGAGCCCCTGGGGTTAG
- the radA gene encoding DNA repair and recombination protein RadA yields MAAEPDLEDLPGVGPATAEKLIDNGYDSYTGLAVASPAELSNTADVGESSAADIIRAAREAADVGGFETGSSVLERRERIGKLSWQVPEVDEMLGGGVETQSITEVYGEFGAGKSQVTHQLAVNVQLPSEQGGLEGSAIFIDSEDTFRPERIDDMVRGLEDDVLEAMLADREIEGGAGDEAALDALVEDVLDKIHVAKAFNSNHQMLLAEKAKELVADNEDSEWPVRLVCVDSLTAHFRAEYVGRGQLAERQQKLNKHLHDLSRIADLYNTAILVTNQVASNPDSFFGDPTQPIGGNILGHKSTFRMYLRKSKGNKRIVRLVDAPNLADGESVMRVEGAGLKPE; encoded by the coding sequence ATGGCAGCAGAACCAGACCTCGAAGACCTCCCCGGCGTCGGCCCCGCAACCGCGGAGAAGCTCATCGACAACGGTTACGACTCCTACACCGGGCTCGCGGTCGCGAGCCCCGCGGAGCTCTCGAACACCGCGGACGTCGGCGAGTCGAGCGCGGCGGACATCATCCGCGCCGCCCGCGAGGCCGCGGACGTCGGCGGCTTCGAGACCGGCTCGTCGGTGCTCGAACGCCGCGAGCGCATCGGCAAGCTCTCCTGGCAGGTCCCCGAGGTCGACGAGATGCTCGGCGGCGGCGTCGAGACCCAGTCGATCACGGAGGTCTACGGGGAGTTCGGTGCCGGCAAGTCCCAGGTCACCCACCAGCTCGCGGTGAACGTCCAGCTACCCAGCGAGCAGGGCGGCCTCGAGGGCAGCGCGATCTTCATCGACAGCGAGGACACCTTCCGCCCCGAGCGGATCGACGACATGGTCCGCGGGCTCGAGGACGACGTCCTCGAGGCGATGCTCGCCGACCGCGAGATCGAGGGCGGCGCGGGCGACGAGGCCGCGCTCGACGCGCTCGTCGAGGACGTTCTGGACAAGATCCACGTCGCGAAGGCGTTCAACTCCAACCACCAGATGTTGCTGGCCGAGAAGGCAAAGGAGCTCGTCGCCGACAACGAGGACTCCGAGTGGCCCGTCCGACTGGTCTGTGTCGACTCGCTGACCGCACACTTCCGCGCGGAGTACGTCGGCCGTGGCCAGCTCGCGGAACGCCAGCAGAAGCTCAACAAACACCTCCACGACCTCTCGCGGATCGCCGACCTCTACAACACCGCGATCCTCGTGACCAACCAGGTCGCCTCGAACCCCGACTCGTTCTTCGGCGACCCGACCCAGCCCATCGGCGGGAACATCCTCGGCCACAAGTCGACCTTCCGGATGTATCTGCGCAAATCGAAGGGCAACAAGCGGATCGTCCGCCTCGTCGACGCGCCGAACCTCGCCGACGGCGAGTCGGTCATGCGCGTCGAGGGCGCCGGTCTGAAGCCCGAGTAA
- a CDS encoding translation initiation factor IF-6 — protein sequence MLRTAFFGSSSVGVFARATDDALLVRNDVEDDLREEFEEELGVPSVATTIGGASTVGALSVGNSKGLLVSSRITDAEREAIGTVSDLPITELPGRINAAGNVVLANDNGAYVHPDLPREAVQAVQDGLDVPVERGELAGLRTVGTAAVATDDGVLCHPKATDGELDFLEEHLGVYADIGTINYGGPLVGSGLVANASGYVAGRDTTGPELGRIEDALGYLD from the coding sequence GTGCTTCGCACCGCCTTTTTCGGCTCGTCGTCGGTCGGCGTCTTCGCCCGCGCGACCGACGACGCGCTCCTCGTGCGCAACGACGTCGAGGACGATCTGCGCGAGGAGTTCGAGGAGGAGCTCGGGGTCCCGTCGGTCGCGACGACCATCGGCGGCGCCAGTACCGTCGGGGCGCTATCGGTGGGCAACTCGAAGGGGCTGCTGGTCAGCAGCCGGATCACCGACGCCGAACGCGAGGCGATCGGGACGGTGAGCGACCTGCCGATCACCGAGCTCCCCGGGCGGATCAACGCCGCGGGCAACGTCGTGCTCGCCAACGACAACGGCGCGTACGTCCACCCGGACCTCCCGCGGGAGGCCGTACAGGCGGTACAGGACGGACTCGACGTTCCCGTCGAACGCGGCGAGCTCGCCGGTCTCCGCACCGTCGGGACGGCCGCGGTGGCGACGGACGACGGCGTGCTCTGTCACCCGAAGGCCACCGACGGGGAGCTCGACTTCCTCGAGGAGCATCTCGGCGTCTACGCCGACATCGGGACGATCAACTACGGCGGGCCGCTCGTGGGGTCGGGGCTGGTCGCGAACGCCTCGGGCTACGTCGCCGGTCGGGACACCACGGGCCCCGAGCTCGGGCGGATCGAGGACGCGCTGGGCTATCTCGACTAG
- a CDS encoding cysteine desulfurase has translation MQESAPLDVERIRGEFPILEREFDGNQLVYLDNAATTQTPEPVIDAIADYYRETNANVHRGIHHLSQEASIAYEEAHDTVAEFVGASGGREEMVFTKNTTEAENLVAYAWGLNELGEGDEVVLTEMEHHASLVTWQQIAKRTGAEVRYIEVTEGGELDMDHARELIGEDTRMVSVVHVSNALGTINPVGELADLAHENDSLIFVDGAQAVPNRPVDVEAIDADFYAFSGHKMAGPTGIGCLYGKKAILEAMEPFLYGGEMIRKVTYEESTWNDLPWKYEAGTPLIAQGIALEQAVEYLEEIGMERIQAHEEWLTEYALDRLSEFDDIEVYGPKEAGNRGGLIGFNLDSVHAHDLASIMNDHAVAIRAGDHCTQPLHDKLGTAASARASFYLYNTREEVDRLVEAVDDARQLFA, from the coding sequence ATTCAGGAATCCGCGCCGCTCGACGTCGAACGGATCCGGGGGGAGTTCCCGATCCTCGAACGGGAGTTCGACGGCAACCAGCTGGTCTACCTCGACAACGCCGCCACCACGCAGACGCCCGAGCCGGTGATCGACGCGATCGCGGACTACTACCGCGAGACCAACGCCAACGTTCACCGCGGGATCCACCACCTCAGCCAGGAGGCCTCCATCGCCTACGAGGAGGCCCACGACACCGTGGCCGAGTTCGTCGGCGCTTCGGGCGGGCGCGAGGAGATGGTGTTCACGAAGAACACCACCGAGGCCGAGAACCTCGTCGCCTACGCCTGGGGCCTGAACGAACTCGGAGAGGGTGACGAGGTCGTGCTGACCGAGATGGAGCACCACGCCTCGCTGGTGACCTGGCAGCAGATCGCGAAGCGGACGGGCGCCGAGGTCAGGTATATCGAGGTCACCGAGGGGGGCGAGCTCGACATGGACCACGCCCGCGAGCTGATCGGCGAGGACACCCGGATGGTCTCCGTCGTGCACGTCTCGAACGCGCTCGGCACGATCAACCCCGTCGGGGAGCTCGCCGATCTGGCCCACGAGAACGACTCGCTGATCTTCGTCGACGGCGCGCAGGCCGTCCCGAACCGCCCCGTCGACGTCGAGGCGATCGACGCCGACTTCTACGCCTTCTCGGGCCACAAGATGGCCGGTCCCACCGGGATCGGCTGTCTCTACGGGAAGAAGGCAATCCTCGAGGCGATGGAGCCGTTCCTCTACGGCGGCGAGATGATCCGCAAGGTCACCTACGAGGAGTCGACCTGGAACGACCTCCCCTGGAAGTACGAGGCCGGCACGCCGCTGATCGCCCAGGGGATCGCTCTCGAGCAGGCGGTGGAGTACCTCGAGGAAATCGGTATGGAGCGGATTCAGGCCCACGAGGAGTGGCTCACCGAGTACGCCCTCGATCGACTTTCGGAGTTCGACGACATCGAGGTCTACGGGCCGAAGGAGGCGGGGAACCGCGGCGGGCTCATCGGCTTCAACCTCGATAGCGTTCACGCCCACGACCTGGCCTCGATCATGAACGACCACGCCGTGGCGATCCGGGCGGGCGATCACTGCACCCAGCCGCTGCACGACAAGCTCGGGACGGCGGCCTCCGCGCGGGCCTCCTTCTACCTCTACAACACCCGCGAGGAGGTCGATCGGCTGGTCGAGGCGGTCGACGACGCGCGCCAGCTGTTCGCGTAA
- the htpX gene encoding zinc metalloprotease HtpX: MQWQTDWGLRGRMVFTGFLLFALYIVFAGLLVAYFGNIVPMLVMLGGFSLVQYYFSDTLALKSMGARTVDENEYPELHDTITRLSRQADLPKPTVAVTDSRVPNAFAAGRNQKNATVCVTTGILQALSEEELEGVLAHELAHIKNRDVMVMTIASFLSTLAFIVVRWGWLFSGGGDARNQAPVWVAILVSLVVWVISFLLIRALSRYREYSADRGAAMITGKPSALASALMTISGRMDKVPKEDMREQAEMNAFFIIPIRSGFIGKIASTHPSTENRIEKLRDLERELETA, encoded by the coding sequence ATGCAGTGGCAAACGGACTGGGGTCTGCGCGGCCGAATGGTCTTCACCGGCTTCCTGCTGTTCGCCCTCTACATCGTGTTCGCGGGGCTGTTGGTCGCGTACTTCGGCAACATCGTCCCCATGCTCGTCATGCTGGGCGGGTTCTCGCTGGTGCAGTACTACTTCAGCGACACCCTCGCGCTCAAGAGCATGGGCGCGCGAACGGTGGACGAGAACGAGTATCCCGAGCTCCACGACACGATCACGCGCCTCTCGCGGCAGGCCGACCTGCCCAAGCCGACGGTTGCAGTGACGGACTCGCGGGTGCCAAACGCCTTCGCGGCCGGACGTAACCAGAAGAACGCCACCGTCTGCGTTACTACTGGTATCCTGCAGGCGCTCTCCGAGGAGGAGCTGGAGGGCGTGCTCGCCCACGAGCTGGCCCACATCAAGAACCGCGACGTGATGGTCATGACCATCGCCTCGTTCCTCTCGACGCTCGCCTTCATCGTCGTGCGCTGGGGCTGGCTGTTCAGCGGCGGCGGCGACGCGCGCAACCAGGCGCCCGTCTGGGTGGCGATCCTCGTCTCGCTGGTGGTCTGGGTGATCAGCTTCCTGCTCATTCGTGCGCTCTCGCGCTACCGTGAGTACAGCGCGGATCGGGGCGCAGCGATGATCACCGGCAAACCGAGCGCCCTCGCGAGCGCCCTGATGACCATCTCCGGGCGCATGGACAAGGTGCCAAAGGAGGACATGCGCGAGCAGGCCGAGATGAACGCGTTCTTCATCATCCCGATCCGCTCGGGCTTCATCGGCAAGATCGCGAGCACCCACCCATCGACCGAGAACCGCATCGAGAAACTCCGCGACCTCGAACGCGAGCTCGAGACGGCCTGA
- a CDS encoding tetratricopeptide repeat protein, translating into MTDQEDRDHRFSEGQGFDDAYGEFDLEPPELKVDPEKVDPVDSRVLTDLLDEHNVDRDDIDVDALIDVGLNYMEINRHEQATTTFERAARFADEDSSQAQEAWANKGVAHAETEEYDEAIGAYREALRIDEDSEHAAVAETNLAYALWETGKTEQALEHAERAVEIDNRFPHAWYNRGFFLLERGLAEEAVNCFDNAMRLGLRNADLLEEKARAHEELGEDEQAEELAEEAEELRSEGEQQLLER; encoded by the coding sequence ATGACCGATCAAGAGGACCGAGACCACCGTTTCTCCGAGGGTCAGGGGTTCGACGACGCCTACGGGGAGTTCGACCTCGAGCCCCCGGAGCTCAAGGTCGACCCCGAGAAGGTCGATCCCGTCGACTCGCGGGTGCTGACCGACCTGCTCGACGAGCACAACGTCGACCGGGACGACATCGACGTCGACGCGTTGATCGACGTCGGGCTCAACTACATGGAGATCAACCGCCACGAGCAGGCGACGACGACCTTCGAGCGCGCGGCGCGCTTCGCCGACGAGGACTCGTCCCAGGCCCAGGAGGCCTGGGCGAACAAGGGCGTCGCCCACGCCGAGACGGAGGAGTACGACGAGGCGATCGGCGCCTATCGGGAGGCGCTGCGGATCGACGAGGACTCCGAGCACGCCGCGGTCGCCGAGACCAACCTCGCGTACGCGCTCTGGGAGACCGGCAAGACCGAGCAGGCGCTCGAACACGCCGAGCGCGCCGTCGAGATCGACAACCGCTTCCCCCACGCCTGGTACAACCGCGGCTTCTTCCTGCTCGAGCGCGGGCTCGCCGAGGAGGCGGTCAACTGCTTCGACAACGCGATGCGCCTGGGGCTCAGGAACGCCGACCTGCTCGAGGAGAAGGCCCGCGCCCACGAGGAACTCGGGGAGGACGAACAGGCCGAGGAGCTGGCCGAGGAGGCAGAAGAGCTGCGCAGCGAGGGCGAACAGCAGCTGCTGGAGCGATGA